The genomic region GCACGGAACCAGACGCGGCGAGGCGCGAGCCCGACGGGATGCGGGTCGGCCGGCCCGCGGGCGCGGCGTACCGGTGGCCTACGTTAAGCCCGCGGGCGGCCGGCACGCGCCCGTCCGGCTCGATGCATCGCCGCGTCGGCTCTCAAGCCGGTTCTTCCGAGAGGACCCGTCTCCAGAACTTCGCGAAATAGTCGATCCCCGAGGCGACGGCGAAGAACACGACCGTGTACAGCGCGACCTGCGAGGTCGTGTAGAGGAATCCGTAGCGGAAGCTCACGATGAGCAGCGAGATCGCGACGATCTGCGTGAACATCTTGAACTTGCCGAGCGGCGACGCCGGAATCATGATCCCGCGGTCCGCCGCGATCGAGCGGAGTCCCGAGACCGCGAACTCGCGGCCGACGATGACGACCACCGTCCAGGCCGGGGCGACGCCGAGGTCGACGAGCGAGATGAACGCCGCCGACGTGAGGAGCTTGTCGGCGATCGGGTCGAGAAGGGTCCCCAGGCGCGTGACCTCCTTGCGGCGCCGCGCGAACCACCCGTCGAAGAAATCGGTGATCGCGGCGACCCAGAAGATCGCGAGCCCCAGGACCTCGCGGAAATCGAACTTCGTGAGGAGGACGACGACGAGGAACGGGACGAGGAAGATACGGAAGAGCGTCAGCCAGTTCGGGAGATTGAGCTTCAAGACCGGAAAATTCTATCGCGATTGAGCGCGACGGCCCGACGGCCCGACGGCGCCGAGGCTCGGCCGCGCACCGACGGAGGAGATGCGCCCGGCGACCGGTCGTGCGAGAATGCGGGAAAGCGTGCGAGCCCTCTGTCCCCGACACCCGCACAAGACGGCGCGCGGACGATGCGCGGAATGCCGCCACCCCTTCTGCTCGCGCTGCGAGTTCCGCACCGAGCACCGGCTGTTCTGCGGGCCCAATTGCGCGCGCGAGCGCCAGCGGCGCCGGCGCGAGCGCCCGAAAGGCCGCGTCGGGCGTCCGTGGGTCGCGGTCGCGGCGTCGCTGGCCGCGGCGTCCGCGGGAGCCTTTCTGCTGTCGCGGCGGCCCCGCCCGGCGCCGGCCCGGCATTGGATTCGCTCCGTCGCGGCGACTCCCCGGCCGCCGGGCGCTCCTGCGGAGAGAAATCCCGCTTCCGCGCCGCCGCCGCCCGTCGTCGCCGCGGCGAGCGTTCCGCCGCGCCGCGCCCGGAGCGCGTCGCCGCTCGCGCCGCCGCTCTCGACCGCCGAAAACGGCGACGCCGGCAAGAAGATCCTCGTCTCGTTCGACGGCGGCTCCTCCGATCGCGGCGCGGCCGAGATCCTCGACGCGCTGCGCCGCCGCGGCATCCGGACGACGATTTTCCTGACCGGCCAGTTCATCCGGAGGTATCCGGACCTCACCCGCCGGATCGCGGAGGACGGCCATGAGGTCGGCAACCACACCTGGGACCATCCGCATCTCACGACGTACGCCTCGAACGAACGGCAGACCACCCGGCCGGGCGTCACGGAGGAGATGCTCCGCGGAGAGCTCCAGCGAACGGCCGCCCTCTATCGCGAGACGACCGGCCGGGAGATGGCGCCCTTCTGGCGCGCCCCGTACGGCGAGGAGAACCCGGAGATTCGCGGCTGGGCGCTTCGCGCCGGATGGGAGCACGTCTCGTGGACCCACGGGAACGGGAGGAACCTCGACGCGCTCGACTGGGTGACGGACCCGGACTCGCCGCGGTACCGGCCGTCGGAGCGGCTGATCTCGCGCCTGCTCGCCTTCGCGCGGCCCGGCAACATCATCCTGATGCACCTCGGCAGCGACCGCGAAGACCCGGTCGGCGGCCATCTCCCGCGGCTCCTCGACACGCTCGCCTCCGAAGGCTACCGGTTCTCGACGGCCTCGGAGCTGATCGCGTCGGGAGACGCCGCGCGTTGACGCTCCCGGCGCTCGCATTCGGGACCGACGGATGGCGGGGCGTCATCGCCGACGACGCCACGTTCGAGACGTTTCGCCGGCTCGCGCGCGCCGCCGCGTCCGCGTACCGAGAGGGGCTTTTCGGCGCGGGCGACCGCGGAACCGCCGTTCTGGGATACGACCCCCGCTTCCTCTCGGAAGAGTTCGCGGGCGCCGTGGCCGAAGTCTTCGCCGAGGCGGGCATCGCGGTCGCTTCGACCGACCGGCCGATCCCCACGCCGGCGGTATCGTGGGAGCTCCGGCGCCGCGGGACCTCGGGCGGCCTGGCGGTGACGGCCAGCCACAATCCGGCGCGTTACAACGGGTTCAAGCTGAAGGCGGCGTTCGGCGGAAGCGCGCCTCCGGAGCTCTACGCCGAGGTCGAGCGGAGGGTCGACCGCCCCTTCCGGGCGGCGAAGACCCGAGCCTCCGTCGCGTCGGTCGACATCGAGACCGGGTACCGGCGGGCGCTGGGCGCGCTCGTCGACCTCGAGGCGATCCGCCGCGCCGGTTTCCGCGTGCTCGCCGACGCGATGCACGGGGCCGCCGGGAACGCGCTCGAGCGGATCGTCGGCGCGGGCGCCACCCGGATCGAGAGCTTCCGGGCGGAGCGGGACGTGAACTTCGGCGGCGGACATCCCGAGCCGATCGCGGCGAACCTGGCCGCCGCGGCCGAGCGCGTTCGCCGCGGGAAATTCGACATCGGGGTCGCGACCGACGGCGACGCCGACCGCCTCGGCGTGCTCGATGCGGAGGGCCGTTTCGTTTCCGCGCACCGGATCCTCGCGCTGCTCATCCTCCACGCGTTCCGGGAGCGCGGGGCTTCCGGCGGCATCGCCAAGACGTTCTCCACGTCGCTCCTGATCGACCGGATCGGCGCCTCTCTCGGAGCGCCCGTCCACGAGACGGGCATCGGGTTCAAGTACGTCGCCGACCTGATGATATCCGGGGAGGTCGCCGTCGGCGGCGAGGAGAGCGGCGGCTACGGCTTCGCGTTCCATCTTCCGGAACGAGACGGGACGCTCGCCGCGCTCCTCCTCCTCGAGAACCTCGCCCGCACCGGACGCACGCTCGGCGCCGCACTCGCCGACCTCGACCGGGAGTTCGGCCGGTTCGAGTACGGCCGCCGCGACCTGTACCGGCCGGTCGAGCGGATCCGGCGCTTCCTCGCGCACGTCGCGGCGAGCCCTCCGTGCGCGGTCGCGGGCGAGCGCGTGACCGGGTGCCGCGAGAAGGACGGCGTCAAGCTGCTCTTCGGCGGCCGCGGCTGGCTCCTGATGCGCCTCTCCGGAACGGAGCCGATGATCCGGCTATACTGCGAGCATGAAGACGGGCGTCTCTGCGACGCGATTCTCACCCGGGCGCAGGAACGCCTGAGCCGCTTCTCGTGAGGTTCCTCTCCTCGCGCGGGCTGCGCGTGGTCCTCTTCGGCGTCGCCGTCGCGGCCGCGCTCGGCGCGCTCGCCGGGTACGCCGGGGCGCACCTGATCCGGATCCCGCGGGTCGAGGAGCTCGCCACGTACCGGCCCGACATCATCACGGAGATCCGGGCCGCGGACGGGACGACGATCGCGCGGTACGCGGTCGAGAGGCGGATCCTCGTCTCCCCGTCGGGAATCCCCGACGTGCTCCGGCGCGCGATCGTCGCGACGGAGGACAAGAACTTCTACCGCCACGGCGGGATCGACCTCGTCCGCATCGTGTCGGCCGCCACGAAGGATTTCGTGCTGCACCGCTACGCCGAGGGAGCGTCGACCCTCACCCAGCAGCTCGCGCGGGCGGTTTTCCTCACGCCCCGCAAGAGCCTCTCGCGCAAGATCAACGAGGCGCTCCTCGCCGTCGACATCGAGCGGCGCTTCTCGAAGGACCAGATCCTCACGCTCTACTGCAACCAGATCTACCTCGGCCACGGGAACTACGGGGTCGAGGCCGCGTCGCGCTATTACTTCGGCGTGCCGGCCTCGAAGCTCACGGTGGCCCAGGCTGCGCTCCTCGCCGGGCTGATCCAGCGGCCCGAGGAGTACTCGCCGTTCCGGAACGCCGACAAGGCGAGAGCCCGGCGCGCCCACGTCCTCCGGCGGATGGTCGACGAGCACGCGATCACGGCGAAGGTGGCGGAGGCGGCCGCCGCCGAGCCCCTTCCGAAGTCGCCCGCGCAGGCGGAATCGGTCGTCGCGCCGTATTTCTGCGAGGACATCCGGCAGTACCTCGAGAAGAACTACGGCGAGAAGGACCTCTACCGGCGCGGCCTGCGCGTCGACTCGACGCTCGACACGAAGCTGCAGGCCTTCTCCGAAGAGGCCCTCCGCTGGGGGCTCCGCCGCATCGAGCGCTCGCACGGCTGGCGGAAGGCGCGCAACGTCATCGCCGAGGGCTTCGCCGATCCTGAGCTCTACGAAGACCCCTCCTGGTCCAAGTCGTCGCGCAACGATTCCGCGGAGATCGCCGTCGTGCTCTCGGTCTCGCGCCGGCAGGCGGTCCTCAAGGTCGGCGGGCGGCGGGAGACCGTCGCGCCCTCCGCGTTCGCCTGGACCGGTTCGCCGTCGTTCCCGCCGAACCTGAGGCGGGGGGACCTCGTCGCGCTCTCGACCGAGAAGAACGCGAAGGGAAAGCCGGTGGTCGTCGTCGACCCTCTTCCGCGCGCCCAGGGCGCCGTGCTCATCCTCGAGAACGCGACCGGCGCCGTGCG from Thermoanaerobaculia bacterium harbors:
- the pgsA gene encoding CDP-diacylglycerol--glycerol-3-phosphate 3-phosphatidyltransferase; amino-acid sequence: MKLNLPNWLTLFRIFLVPFLVVVLLTKFDFREVLGLAIFWVAAITDFFDGWFARRRKEVTRLGTLLDPIADKLLTSAAFISLVDLGVAPAWTVVVIVGREFAVSGLRSIAADRGIMIPASPLGKFKMFTQIVAISLLIVSFRYGFLYTTSQVALYTVVFFAVASGIDYFAKFWRRVLSEEPA
- a CDS encoding polysaccharide deacetylase family protein — encoded protein: MRALCPRHPHKTARGRCAECRHPFCSRCEFRTEHRLFCGPNCARERQRRRRERPKGRVGRPWVAVAASLAAASAGAFLLSRRPRPAPARHWIRSVAATPRPPGAPAERNPASAPPPPVVAAASVPPRRARSASPLAPPLSTAENGDAGKKILVSFDGGSSDRGAAEILDALRRRGIRTTIFLTGQFIRRYPDLTRRIAEDGHEVGNHTWDHPHLTTYASNERQTTRPGVTEEMLRGELQRTAALYRETTGREMAPFWRAPYGEENPEIRGWALRAGWEHVSWTHGNGRNLDALDWVTDPDSPRYRPSERLISRLLAFARPGNIILMHLGSDREDPVGGHLPRLLDTLASEGYRFSTASELIASGDAAR
- a CDS encoding phosphoglucomutase/phosphomannomutase family protein, yielding MTLPALAFGTDGWRGVIADDATFETFRRLARAAASAYREGLFGAGDRGTAVLGYDPRFLSEEFAGAVAEVFAEAGIAVASTDRPIPTPAVSWELRRRGTSGGLAVTASHNPARYNGFKLKAAFGGSAPPELYAEVERRVDRPFRAAKTRASVASVDIETGYRRALGALVDLEAIRRAGFRVLADAMHGAAGNALERIVGAGATRIESFRAERDVNFGGGHPEPIAANLAAAAERVRRGKFDIGVATDGDADRLGVLDAEGRFVSAHRILALLILHAFRERGASGGIAKTFSTSLLIDRIGASLGAPVHETGIGFKYVADLMISGEVAVGGEESGGYGFAFHLPERDGTLAALLLLENLARTGRTLGAALADLDREFGRFEYGRRDLYRPVERIRRFLAHVAASPPCAVAGERVTGCREKDGVKLLFGGRGWLLMRLSGTEPMIRLYCEHEDGRLCDAILTRAQERLSRFS
- a CDS encoding PBP1A family penicillin-binding protein, whose translation is MRFLSSRGLRVVLFGVAVAAALGALAGYAGAHLIRIPRVEELATYRPDIITEIRAADGTTIARYAVERRILVSPSGIPDVLRRAIVATEDKNFYRHGGIDLVRIVSAATKDFVLHRYAEGASTLTQQLARAVFLTPRKSLSRKINEALLAVDIERRFSKDQILTLYCNQIYLGHGNYGVEAASRYYFGVPASKLTVAQAALLAGLIQRPEEYSPFRNADKARARRAHVLRRMVDEHAITAKVAEAAAAEPLPKSPAQAESVVAPYFCEDIRQYLEKNYGEKDLYRRGLRVDSTLDTKLQAFSEEALRWGLRRIERSHGWRKARNVIAEGFADPELYEDPSWSKSSRNDSAEIAVVLSVSRRQAVLKVGGRRETVAPSAFAWTGSPSFPPNLRRGDLVALSTEKNAKGKPVVVVDPLPRAQGAVLILENATGAVRAMVGGYDWDESKFNRAVQAYRQTGSSFKPFVYLTALEDGYTPSDTLFDGPLSIVIDPRQPPYQPHNYHNDYQGIVTIRRALEHSINIPAVKMARMVGLRNVVETARRFGIKEPLLAYPSIALGAFETTLWEMTTAYETFANEGLQIPPYTIARVSDSEGDVLEENRADAHEVASPQTCFQLLWMLKGVMERGTAARSRELGLDNIAGKTGTTNEFTDAWFLGFTPKYTIGVWTGNDEKRIPLGPRMEGSRAALPIWMRIVGKMKDAGYVDPAQSFEVPPNVSFEPIDYMTGLKATPSTPHPILEAFAVGSQPTEEWTPRWEGVLSLPWALQQSFYKGGKNEESADAAEAPPQR